Proteins encoded within one genomic window of Granulicella pectinivorans:
- a CDS encoding uracil-DNA glycosylase, with translation MRMDSGSSRRLPPVLVRKAVREAMVGCERCPRLREYCAKIGEVKRRAYMDQVYWARPVPGFGDYGAKVLILGLAPGAHGANRTGRPFTGDGAGYFMYPVLHELGFASQALATSRTDGLKLKDAWIGSVVRCAPPGDKPTPEEQRNCSGHLTAEIDLLTRVKVVVCLGKIAWDGYLRHLHERGVIERKSAYVFGHEAEYLLPNGLWLLGSYHPSLRNTNTGRLNEGMFAGVFVRARELAGLEAIE, from the coding sequence ATGAGGATGGATTCGGGTTCAAGTCGACGTTTGCCTCCGGTGCTGGTTCGGAAGGCCGTTCGGGAAGCGATGGTGGGGTGCGAGCGTTGTCCGCGGCTGCGGGAGTACTGCGCGAAGATCGGCGAGGTGAAGCGGCGTGCGTACATGGACCAGGTGTACTGGGCACGGCCGGTGCCGGGATTTGGGGACTACGGGGCGAAGGTGCTGATTCTGGGGCTGGCTCCGGGGGCGCATGGGGCGAACCGGACGGGGAGGCCGTTTACGGGGGATGGCGCGGGGTACTTTATGTATCCGGTGCTGCATGAGCTGGGTTTTGCGAGTCAGGCGCTGGCGACCTCGCGGACGGATGGGCTGAAGCTGAAGGACGCATGGATCGGGTCGGTGGTGCGGTGCGCTCCGCCGGGGGACAAGCCGACACCGGAGGAACAGAGGAACTGTTCCGGGCATCTGACGGCGGAGATCGATCTGTTGACGCGGGTGAAGGTGGTGGTTTGCCTGGGGAAGATTGCATGGGACGGGTATCTGCGGCATCTGCATGAGAGGGGGGTGATTGAGCGCAAGTCGGCATATGTCTTCGGTCATGAGGCGGAGTATCTGCTGCCCAACGGGCTCTGGCTGCTGGGCTCGTATCATCCGTCGCTGCGGAATACGAATACCGGGCGGCTGAATGAAGGAATGTTTGCAGGGGTATTTGTGCGGGCCCGGGAGCTGGCCGGGTTGGAGGCTATCGAGTGA
- the dgt gene encoding dGTP triphosphohydrolase: protein MTEGELRECAVVEGSGDSLLARTFPAPARAFRTAFQRDRERIVQSRAFRRLAGKTQVFTSRASDHFRSRLTHTMEVAQIARNVASALGLNEDLAEALALVHDIGHPPFGHAGERALHACLRRHGLSFDHNLHALRIVVHFEQRYAAHRGLNLTLGVREGIIKHSRDYDPTKYPELAEYMLDKRPPLEAQLIDLADEIAYLTADLDDGVESGLLEIGHIREHVGILGRSYAEVEKQHVGVEEKFLFNEALQLMQNTLVDDLIKTTRDGVEAIGATSLAEIREHPVRLSVFSEHAEAERLEEKRYLYDTLYSCRELELEHDKAEEVVTALFDFWMEDVEELPQGYIDEVVTEGHARVVADYIAGMTDSFILQQYAGVKRMVKRR, encoded by the coding sequence ATGACAGAGGGCGAATTGAGAGAGTGCGCGGTGGTGGAGGGCAGCGGGGATTCGCTGCTGGCGCGTACGTTTCCGGCGCCGGCAAGGGCGTTTCGGACGGCGTTTCAGCGGGACCGCGAGAGGATTGTGCAGTCGCGGGCGTTTCGGCGGCTGGCGGGGAAGACGCAGGTGTTTACGAGCAGGGCTTCGGATCACTTCCGTTCGCGGCTGACGCACACCATGGAAGTGGCGCAGATTGCGCGGAATGTCGCCTCGGCGCTGGGGCTGAATGAAGACCTGGCGGAGGCGCTGGCGCTGGTCCACGATATTGGGCATCCACCGTTTGGTCATGCGGGGGAGAGGGCGTTGCATGCCTGTTTGCGGCGGCATGGATTGAGCTTCGACCATAACCTGCATGCGCTGCGGATCGTGGTGCACTTTGAGCAGAGGTATGCCGCGCATCGGGGGCTGAATCTGACGCTGGGAGTGCGCGAGGGGATCATCAAGCACTCGCGGGACTACGATCCGACGAAGTATCCGGAGCTGGCGGAGTACATGCTGGACAAGAGGCCACCGCTGGAGGCGCAGTTGATCGACCTGGCGGATGAAATCGCGTATCTGACGGCGGACCTGGATGATGGTGTGGAGTCAGGGCTGCTGGAGATTGGACATATCCGGGAGCATGTGGGAATTCTGGGCAGGAGCTATGCTGAAGTGGAGAAGCAGCATGTCGGGGTGGAGGAGAAGTTTCTCTTCAACGAGGCTTTGCAACTGATGCAGAACACACTGGTGGATGACCTGATCAAGACGACGCGGGATGGCGTCGAGGCGATTGGGGCTACCTCGCTGGCGGAGATTCGGGAGCATCCGGTGAGGCTTTCGGTCTTCTCGGAGCATGCGGAAGCCGAGCGTCTCGAAGAGAAACGGTACTTGTACGACACGCTCTATTCATGCCGGGAGTTGGAACTGGAGCACGACAAGGCGGAAGAGGTGGTGACGGCGTTGTTCGACTTCTGGATGGAGGATGTCGAAGAGCTGCCGCAGGGGTATATCGACGAGGTTGTGACCGAGGGACATGCGCGGGTGGTGGCGGACTATATTGCGGGCATGACGGACAGCTTTATTCTGCAGCAGTATGCGGGGGTGAAGCGGATGGTGAAGAGACGCTAG
- a CDS encoding ArsR/SmtB family transcription factor, producing MAKLTDLTDSDVAQIGKALGDPNRLEIYTQIAQCDELWCGDMCAKHTISAPTLSHHLKVLTDLGLIASRKEGLNVYYRVIPEKFAAYLKYLVSIGPKSPR from the coding sequence ATGGCGAAGTTAACCGATTTGACCGACAGCGACGTAGCGCAGATTGGCAAAGCCCTCGGCGACCCCAACCGCCTCGAAATCTACACCCAGATCGCCCAGTGCGATGAACTCTGGTGCGGCGACATGTGTGCCAAGCACACCATCTCCGCGCCCACCCTCTCACACCACCTCAAAGTCCTCACCGACCTCGGACTCATCGCCTCCCGCAAGGAAGGGCTCAACGTCTACTATCGGGTCATCCCCGAAAAGTTCGCAGCCTACCTCAAGTATCTCGTATCCATTGGGCCAAAGTCGCCGCGCTAG